A single region of the Roseivivax sp. THAF197b genome encodes:
- a CDS encoding transposase, translating to MAFVHPYIAGVTLYFSLALARPGTSLLVDEIDLLRAAVRDVLRKRPFHIDAFVVLPDGLHAVWTLPEADPNYSERWGNVKSHFSRHLRRTGRAPDPPPGRLSAKAVRRGEVGIWAQGFTRRVIADAEDYRAALCRCHDAPVMRNLVSRPQDWPYSSLHRDRRLSGSGAPDHHGAALPVRTPQPAQSSLFALG from the coding sequence ATGGCTTTTGTACATCCCTATATCGCTGGTGTGACGCTCTATTTTTCGCTCGCTTTGGCGCGGCCCGGAACGTCGCTTCTGGTCGATGAGATCGATCTGCTCCGGGCTGCCGTGCGCGATGTCTTGCGCAAGCGGCCGTTTCATATCGATGCCTTCGTGGTGCTGCCGGACGGGCTGCATGCCGTCTGGACCTTGCCCGAAGCCGATCCGAATTACTCCGAACGCTGGGGCAATGTGAAATCGCATTTCTCGCGCCATCTGCGACGGACGGGGCGCGCGCCGGATCCGCCACCGGGCCGGTTGTCGGCCAAGGCAGTCCGCAGGGGCGAGGTGGGAATCTGGGCCCAGGGCTTCACGCGCCGCGTCATCGCGGATGCGGAAGATTACCGCGCCGCCTTGTGTCGCTGCCACGATGCGCCGGTCATGCGGAACCTGGTCTCTCGTCCGCAGGACTGGCCCTACTCTTCCCTGCACCGCGATCGACGGCTGTCGGGATCGGGCGCGCCAGACCACCACGGGGCGGCTTTGCCGGTGCGAACACCCCAACCTGCGCAATCCTCTCTCTTCGCGCTCGGCTAG
- a CDS encoding cold-shock protein gives MATGTVKWFNTTKGFGFIAPETGGKDVFVHISAVERSGLTGLSDDQKVTYDLETGRDGRESATNLALA, from the coding sequence ATGGCAACTGGCACCGTTAAGTGGTTCAACACCACCAAAGGCTTCGGCTTCATCGCACCCGAAACAGGCGGCAAGGACGTGTTCGTGCACATCTCCGCCGTCGAGCGTTCGGGCCTCACCGGTCTTTCCGACGATCAGAAGGTCACCTATGACCTCGAGACCGGCCGCGACGGCCGCGAGAGCGCGACCAACCTCGCCCTCGCATAA
- a CDS encoding DMT family transporter has product MSSLPSTDRPLLGIALMAGFCVLAPLGDSLAKLLGASIPVLQLLLVRFVAQGVLMAPMAGARGRTRLTPRILWLVALRTALHIGGIGMMFTALLYMPLADAISIAFVMPFILLLLGWLWLDEAVGIRRIAACILGFGGTLLVLQPAFRDSGWVALLPLGVAVTFALFMLVTRHVSRDIAPMRMHAISGWMATLILAPVVILQGAWVVPSWQDTLLLAALGLLGTYAHLLMIWSLKFAPSTTLAPMQYIEIPIATLFGFVIFGDLPGPQASFGIAVICAAGLYVIWREQVTARSIMRTNAAPP; this is encoded by the coding sequence ATGAGCAGCCTTCCCTCGACCGACCGTCCGCTTCTCGGCATTGCGCTGATGGCCGGATTCTGCGTACTGGCGCCGCTTGGCGACAGCCTCGCCAAGCTGCTCGGCGCGTCGATCCCCGTGCTGCAACTCCTGCTCGTCCGGTTTGTCGCGCAAGGGGTTCTCATGGCGCCCATGGCTGGGGCGCGCGGCCGTACCAGACTGACCCCGCGCATCCTTTGGCTGGTCGCCCTGCGCACCGCCTTGCATATCGGGGGGATCGGCATGATGTTCACGGCCCTTCTCTACATGCCGCTCGCCGACGCGATCTCCATCGCCTTCGTGATGCCCTTCATCCTGCTGCTTCTGGGCTGGCTGTGGCTGGATGAGGCCGTTGGGATACGGCGAATTGCCGCCTGCATCCTGGGCTTCGGCGGCACGCTATTGGTGCTGCAACCGGCCTTTCGCGACTCTGGCTGGGTCGCGCTTCTTCCCCTCGGCGTCGCGGTGACCTTCGCGCTGTTCATGCTGGTGACGCGTCACGTCTCACGCGACATCGCGCCCATGCGCATGCATGCGATCTCGGGCTGGATGGCGACGCTGATCCTGGCCCCCGTCGTCATTCTGCAAGGCGCGTGGGTGGTGCCGTCCTGGCAAGACACGCTGCTTCTCGCCGCGCTCGGGCTTCTCGGCACCTATGCGCATCTCTTGATGATCTGGTCGCTGAAATTCGCGCCCTCCACCACGCTGGCGCCCATGCAATATATCGAGATCCCGATCGCCACGCTTTTCGGCTTCGTGATCTTCGGCGATCTGCCCGGACCGCAGGCGAGCTTCGGGATCGCGGTGATCTGTGCAGCTGGGCTCTACGTGATCTGGCGCGAACAGGTGACGGCGCGGTCGATCATGCGGACCAATGCGGCGCCGCCCTGA
- a CDS encoding thiamine diphosphokinase has product MDNDGLRDAVGRYSTIVAADSGAAAVLDAGGMPDAVIGDMDSLPAEARAALPPEVIHRIGEQDSTDFDKCLARIDAPLIVGMGFLGRRVDHQLAVFTGLMRRAARKVLLIGAEDVVTLCPSRIALDLAPGTRVSLWPLSEVTGRSDGLRWPIADIPFAPWRVTGTSNMADGPVTLEMDAPGMLLILSAARAEDVALALRAAPHWSA; this is encoded by the coding sequence GTGGACAATGATGGCCTCCGGGATGCTGTTGGACGGTATAGCACGATTGTGGCGGCCGATAGTGGCGCGGCTGCGGTGCTGGACGCCGGGGGGATGCCTGACGCGGTGATCGGCGACATGGATTCGCTGCCCGCCGAGGCCCGCGCCGCATTGCCGCCCGAGGTCATCCACCGGATCGGCGAACAGGACAGTACGGATTTCGACAAATGCCTCGCGCGGATCGATGCGCCGCTGATCGTGGGCATGGGATTTCTCGGACGCCGGGTGGATCATCAGCTTGCGGTGTTCACGGGGCTGATGCGCCGCGCGGCGCGGAAGGTGCTTCTGATCGGGGCGGAGGATGTGGTGACGCTTTGTCCCTCCCGGATCGCGCTCGATCTCGCGCCGGGCACGCGGGTCTCGCTCTGGCCGCTTTCGGAGGTGACGGGGCGCTCGGACGGGCTGCGCTGGCCGATTGCCGACATCCCCTTTGCGCCGTGGCGGGTGACCGGGACATCGAACATGGCGGACGGGCCCGTCACGCTTGAGATGGACGCACCGGGCATGTTGCTGATCCTGTCTGCGGCGCGCGCGGAGGACGTGGCCCTGGCCCTCAGGGCGGCGCCGCATTGGTCCGCATGA
- the fsa gene encoding fructose-6-phosphate aldolase, with protein sequence MKFFVDTADIDAIAELNELGMVDGVTTNPSLIMKSGRDILEVTKEICEMVSGPVSAEVVALKADDMIAEGRKLAEIAENIAVKVPLTWDGLKACKTLSDEGRMVNVTLCFSPNQALLAAKAGATFISPFIGRLDDLNQDGLDLIADIRQIYDNYGYETQLLAASIRTANHMSECAKIGADVATAPPGVIKAMANHMLTDKGLDQFVKDAEKAGIKIV encoded by the coding sequence ATGAAATTCTTTGTCGACACCGCCGATATCGACGCAATCGCCGAGCTGAACGAGCTCGGGATGGTGGACGGCGTCACCACGAACCCGTCGCTCATCATGAAATCCGGGCGGGACATCCTCGAGGTCACGAAAGAGATCTGCGAGATGGTCTCCGGCCCCGTCTCCGCCGAGGTCGTCGCGCTGAAAGCCGATGACATGATCGCCGAGGGCCGCAAACTGGCCGAAATCGCCGAGAACATCGCCGTGAAGGTCCCGCTCACTTGGGACGGCCTGAAAGCGTGCAAGACGCTGAGCGACGAGGGCCGGATGGTCAACGTGACGCTGTGTTTCTCGCCCAATCAGGCGCTTCTGGCCGCCAAGGCGGGCGCGACCTTTATCTCGCCCTTCATCGGGCGTTTGGACGATCTGAACCAGGACGGGCTCGATCTGATCGCGGATATTCGCCAGATCTACGACAATTACGGCTATGAGACGCAGCTTCTGGCCGCCTCGATCCGGACCGCGAACCACATGTCCGAATGCGCCAAGATCGGCGCGGATGTGGCCACGGCACCTCCGGGCGTGATCAAGGCGATGGCCAACCACATGCTGACGGACAAGGGTCTCGACCAGTTCGTCAAGGATGCGGAAAAGGCCGGTATCAAGATCGTCTGA
- a CDS encoding primosomal protein N' produces the protein MLAETPTFFAAGDRIAVLTTQPLGGALDYRAPEGGVMLGAFVEVPLGPRRVMGVVWGPGEGGFDAAKLRRVGAVLDIPPMREEMRAFLIRAGAYTLTPLPQMLRLATRAPGLGQPPGMRKVYRAGDGRPDRETAARSRVMEAMSEMGGLALTLSELAQMAGVSTSVIKGLVKQGVVREEQSPRDTPFPRLDPSLPSKALAEDQARAAEHLRDGLKSHRYGSTLLKGVTGSGKTEVYLEAVAECLRQGRQALVLLPEIALSAEFLTRVEARFGARPAEWHSGVTQTERRRTWAMVAENGAHLVVGARSALFLPFQDLGLIVVDEEHDTSYKQEDGVLYNARDMAVLRASINEARVVLASATPSLESWANAEAGKYDRLTLTSRFGTAALPEMRSLDMRSEDLPADRWVSNTLARAVEARIARKEQSLLFLNRRGYAPVTICRACGHQIGCKHCDARMVEHRFLKRLVCHQCGETEPRPEVCPSCEVEGKLAAVGPGVERLAEEARTLFPDARIAVLSSDMYTTARQLKAEIAAIAAGDADIIVGTQLVAKGHNFPLLTLVGVIDADLGLQGSDLRAAERTFQLMRQVAGRAGRAEKPGIALLQTYQPEHPVIRAILSGDEEGFWRAEAREREAAGVPPYGRMAGIVLSSEDVQRVFDLGNALARQSGMLRAVGAEVYGPAPAPIAKVRGRHRVRLLVKAPKGTALQPALAEWVGQFKLKGDLRVSVDIDPQSFF, from the coding sequence ATGTTAGCGGAAACACCCACATTCTTTGCGGCAGGCGACCGGATCGCGGTCCTGACGACGCAGCCCTTGGGCGGCGCGCTCGATTACCGTGCGCCCGAAGGCGGCGTGATGCTGGGCGCGTTTGTCGAGGTGCCGCTTGGTCCGCGCCGCGTGATGGGCGTGGTCTGGGGCCCGGGCGAAGGTGGCTTTGATGCCGCGAAGCTGCGCCGCGTGGGCGCGGTGCTCGACATACCGCCCATGCGCGAGGAGATGCGCGCGTTTCTGATCCGCGCGGGCGCTTACACGCTGACACCGCTGCCGCAGATGTTGCGCTTGGCGACCCGCGCGCCGGGGCTCGGCCAACCGCCCGGCATGCGCAAGGTCTACCGCGCGGGCGATGGTCGCCCTGACCGCGAAACCGCCGCGCGCAGCCGCGTCATGGAGGCAATGTCCGAGATGGGCGGCCTCGCCCTGACCCTGTCGGAGCTTGCGCAGATGGCGGGCGTCTCGACCTCCGTCATTAAGGGCCTCGTGAAGCAAGGCGTCGTGCGCGAGGAGCAAAGCCCGCGCGACACCCCCTTCCCGCGCCTGGATCCCTCCCTGCCGAGCAAGGCTCTGGCCGAAGATCAGGCCCGCGCGGCGGAGCATCTGCGTGACGGGTTGAAAAGCCACCGCTACGGCAGCACGCTTCTCAAGGGCGTGACCGGGTCGGGCAAGACCGAGGTCTATCTTGAAGCCGTAGCGGAATGTCTGCGCCAGGGTCGGCAGGCGCTGGTCCTGCTGCCCGAGATCGCGCTGTCGGCCGAATTCCTGACCCGCGTGGAGGCCCGCTTCGGCGCGCGGCCCGCCGAATGGCATTCCGGCGTCACCCAGACCGAACGCCGCCGCACCTGGGCGATGGTGGCCGAGAATGGCGCGCATTTGGTGGTGGGCGCGCGCTCGGCGCTGTTCCTGCCGTTTCAGGATCTGGGCCTCATCGTCGTGGATGAGGAACACGACACCTCTTACAAGCAGGAGGATGGCGTCCTCTACAATGCCCGCGACATGGCCGTGCTGCGCGCGTCCATCAACGAGGCGCGGGTCGTTCTGGCCTCGGCCACGCCGTCGCTGGAAAGCTGGGCCAATGCGGAGGCAGGCAAGTACGACCGGCTCACGCTGACCTCGCGCTTCGGCACCGCCGCCCTGCCCGAGATGCGCAGCCTCGACATGCGCAGCGAAGATCTGCCCGCCGACCGCTGGGTGTCGAACACGCTGGCGCGCGCGGTCGAGGCGCGGATCGCGCGCAAGGAACAATCGCTCCTATTCCTCAATCGCCGCGGCTACGCGCCCGTCACGATCTGCCGCGCCTGCGGACACCAGATCGGCTGCAAGCATTGCGACGCCCGCATGGTCGAGCACCGCTTCCTCAAGCGCCTCGTCTGCCATCAATGCGGCGAAACGGAACCGCGGCCCGAGGTCTGTCCGTCCTGCGAGGTTGAGGGCAAGCTTGCGGCCGTAGGCCCGGGCGTGGAGCGGCTGGCCGAGGAAGCGCGCACGCTCTTTCCCGACGCCCGGATCGCAGTCCTGTCTTCGGACATGTACACTACCGCGCGCCAACTGAAGGCCGAGATCGCGGCCATCGCGGCCGGAGACGCCGACATCATCGTCGGCACGCAGCTCGTGGCCAAGGGGCACAATTTTCCGCTTCTGACGCTGGTGGGCGTGATCGACGCCGATCTGGGCCTCCAAGGCTCGGACCTGCGCGCCGCCGAACGCACCTTCCAGCTCATGCGCCAGGTCGCGGGACGCGCGGGCCGCGCCGAGAAGCCCGGCATCGCGCTGTTGCAGACCTACCAGCCCGAGCATCCCGTCATCCGCGCGATCCTGTCGGGCGACGAGGAAGGCTTCTGGCGGGCCGAAGCGCGCGAACGCGAAGCGGCAGGCGTGCCGCCTTACGGGCGCATGGCCGGGATCGTGCTGTCGTCAGAGGATGTGCAGCGCGTCTTCGACCTGGGCAATGCGCTGGCCCGGCAATCGGGGATGCTCCGCGCCGTCGGGGCCGAGGTCTACGGGCCCGCCCCCGCGCCCATCGCCAAGGTGCGCGGACGTCACCGCGTGCGGCTTCTGGTGAAGGCGCCGAAGGGCACGGCGCTGCAACCGGCGCTGGCGGAATGGGTCGGGCAGTTCAAGCTGAAGGGCGATCTGCGCGTCTCGGTCGATATCGACCCGCAGAGCTTTTTCTGA
- a CDS encoding ABC-type transport auxiliary lipoprotein family protein: MTMLRPLALCALILLPGCSALSALSSATEVLDVYELRAPDNIAEAPRRSRLNVTVEEPTTTGALLTDRIMIKPSDLEAQYLPGARWGEEVPVMVQSLMLRALQATDGLAYVGREPLGLSGDVAIVSDIIDFQAREVPEAEAAIVTLRVSVQLVREQDVAILASRTFVAEAQSAGLENAQIVAAFDQASDALLVEFADWVVGGLR, encoded by the coding sequence ATGACCATGCTCCGCCCCCTCGCGCTTTGTGCGCTGATCCTGCTGCCCGGCTGCTCGGCCCTCTCCGCGTTGTCCTCCGCGACCGAGGTGCTGGATGTCTACGAGCTGCGCGCGCCCGACAACATCGCCGAAGCCCCGCGCCGGTCGCGCCTGAATGTCACCGTCGAGGAGCCCACGACCACGGGCGCGCTTCTGACCGACCGGATCATGATCAAGCCGTCGGATCTGGAGGCGCAGTACCTGCCGGGCGCACGCTGGGGCGAGGAAGTACCGGTCATGGTCCAATCGCTGATGCTGCGCGCGCTGCAGGCCACGGACGGTCTGGCCTATGTGGGCCGGGAGCCGCTGGGCCTGTCGGGCGACGTGGCCATTGTGAGCGATATCATCGACTTCCAGGCGCGCGAGGTGCCGGAGGCCGAGGCCGCCATCGTCACCCTGCGCGTGTCGGTCCAGCTTGTGCGCGAACAGGACGTGGCGATCCTGGCGAGCCGCACCTTCGTGGCAGAGGCGCAATCGGCTGGGTTGGAGAATGCACAGATCGTCGCGGCCTTCGATCAGGCGTCGGACGCGCTGCTCGTGGAATTCGCCGATTGGGTGGTGGGCGGCCTGCGCTGA
- a CDS encoding MlaD family protein, with protein METRANFILIGAFTVAGFVGILGFFLWFAGVELDERYSYYDVNFASVSGLSNASDVRFAGFPVGQVVDIRLSPDRDGTVQVRLEIDAETPVRVDSEATIESQGVTGVSYVGISAGTPEAPMLEAESAEDVPVIPAGRSVLQSLSEDAPQLLAESLEVVQDLNTLLSAENRGRVDQILGNVAEASASFSTVLEDFSAVTAEVSDFSEQIDRFNTTLETLSDDLSVVLQTADGTLNSVTALAEDGQDLLQRGQGTLDATTRTIDSAQGFLSNDLPALTIELQGAVADLRRELLVLTDEASETLATINDAGSTAQQRFEEAGPLIAETSALIASFEEASDSIYETSENIDILFEEDGQWLIDEMRIVVADTSEVVDIIAEAARTDLPVVLEDVRRATTTARRVIEEVGASVTETADNVLELSDEGKAALEAATTTFETANNTLEAVDTALETGNRTLIAAERAFNGADRVINTEVAAITEDLRSAITSFDTAIGEVSEDIPALSQDLREAAAAAQATFIELQRVVSQTGAPVATFAREGLPQYSALASETRRLIRNLDSLTRQLSRDPTRLLLDRDTPEFRR; from the coding sequence ATGGAGACGCGGGCGAATTTCATCCTGATCGGCGCCTTCACGGTGGCGGGATTCGTCGGAATCCTGGGCTTCTTCCTGTGGTTCGCGGGCGTGGAGCTCGATGAGCGCTATTCCTATTACGACGTGAATTTCGCCTCCGTCTCGGGTCTCTCCAACGCCTCTGACGTGCGCTTTGCAGGCTTTCCGGTGGGCCAGGTCGTCGATATCCGCCTGTCGCCCGACCGCGACGGCACGGTGCAGGTGCGCCTTGAGATCGACGCGGAGACGCCCGTGCGCGTCGATTCCGAAGCCACGATCGAAAGTCAGGGCGTCACCGGCGTGTCCTATGTGGGCATCAGCGCGGGCACGCCCGAGGCGCCGATGCTGGAGGCCGAGAGCGCCGAGGACGTGCCCGTGATCCCCGCAGGCCGGTCGGTACTGCAATCGTTGAGCGAGGACGCGCCGCAACTTCTGGCGGAATCGCTTGAGGTGGTGCAGGACCTCAACACGCTGCTGAGCGCCGAAAACCGGGGCCGCGTCGATCAGATCCTCGGGAATGTGGCCGAAGCCTCGGCAAGCTTCTCGACCGTGCTTGAGGATTTTTCGGCCGTGACGGCGGAAGTGTCGGATTTCTCCGAACAGATCGACCGCTTCAACACCACGCTGGAGACGCTATCGGACGACCTGTCGGTCGTGTTGCAGACCGCCGACGGCACGCTCAATTCCGTGACCGCGCTGGCCGAGGACGGGCAGGACCTTTTGCAGCGCGGGCAGGGCACGCTCGATGCGACCACGCGCACGATCGACAGCGCGCAGGGCTTCCTGTCGAACGACCTGCCTGCGCTGACCATCGAATTGCAGGGCGCCGTCGCCGATCTGCGGCGCGAGCTTCTGGTCCTGACCGACGAGGCGTCGGAGACACTGGCCACGATCAACGATGCGGGCAGTACCGCGCAGCAACGCTTCGAGGAGGCGGGCCCGCTCATCGCCGAGACCTCCGCACTGATCGCGAGCTTTGAAGAGGCGTCCGACTCGATCTACGAGACCTCCGAGAATATCGACATCCTCTTCGAGGAAGACGGCCAGTGGCTGATCGACGAAATGCGCATCGTCGTGGCAGACACGTCCGAGGTCGTGGATATCATTGCCGAGGCCGCGCGCACCGATCTGCCCGTCGTGCTTGAGGATGTGCGCCGCGCCACGACCACCGCCCGCCGGGTGATCGAGGAGGTTGGCGCGAGCGTGACCGAGACCGCGGACAACGTGCTCGAACTCAGCGATGAGGGGAAGGCGGCCCTGGAAGCGGCGACCACCACCTTCGAGACGGCGAACAACACGCTGGAGGCGGTCGATACCGCGCTCGAGACCGGCAACCGGACGCTGATCGCCGCGGAGCGGGCCTTCAATGGCGCGGACCGCGTGATCAACACCGAAGTTGCGGCCATCACCGAGGATCTGCGCAGCGCGATCACCAGCTTCGATACGGCCATCGGCGAGGTGTCCGAGGATATTCCCGCGCTCAGCCAGGATCTGCGCGAAGCCGCCGCCGCCGCACAGGCCACCTTCATCGAGCTGCAGCGCGTGGTGAGCCAAACGGGCGCACCGGTGGCGACCTTCGCCCGCGAAGGCCTGCCGCAATATTCCGCGCTGGCCTCCGAGACGCGTCGGTTGATCCGCAACCTCGACAGCCTCACGCGACAACTCAGCCGCGATCCGACGCGGCTTCTGCTTGACCGCGACACGCCAGAATTCCGAAGGTGA
- a CDS encoding ABC transporter ATP-binding protein gives MNAERDVVIRLRGIHNQFGRQVVHHDLDLDVYRGEILGVVGGSGTGKSVLLKTIVGLQTPQEGEIEVLGYDLRRGGEEARDKVDDRWGVMFQDGALFSSLTVRENVEVPLKHVPDLDPKTRAALADLKISMVGLSWSAGDKYPSELSGGMRKRAGLARALALDPDIVFLDEPTAGLDPIGAAAFDQLIHGLSRSLGLTVFLVTHDLDTLYAVCDRVAVLAERRVLVSGTIEEMGRVDHPWVHDYFHGPRARAALTAKGET, from the coding sequence ATGAACGCAGAACGCGACGTCGTCATCCGCCTGCGCGGCATTCACAACCAGTTCGGGCGGCAGGTGGTGCATCACGACCTCGACCTCGATGTCTACCGGGGCGAGATCCTGGGTGTCGTGGGCGGTTCGGGCACCGGCAAGTCGGTGCTTTTGAAGACCATCGTGGGGCTTCAGACCCCGCAAGAGGGCGAGATCGAGGTTTTGGGCTACGACCTGCGCCGCGGCGGCGAGGAGGCCCGCGACAAGGTCGATGACCGCTGGGGCGTGATGTTCCAGGATGGCGCGCTGTTCTCGTCGCTCACGGTGCGGGAAAATGTCGAGGTGCCGCTGAAACACGTGCCGGACCTCGATCCGAAAACGCGCGCGGCGCTGGCGGATCTGAAGATTTCCATGGTCGGGCTGTCCTGGTCGGCGGGCGACAAGTACCCGTCCGAGCTGTCGGGGGGCATGCGCAAGCGGGCAGGGTTGGCGCGTGCGCTGGCGCTCGATCCCGATATCGTTTTCCTCGACGAGCCGACGGCAGGGCTCGATCCCATCGGGGCTGCGGCCTTCGACCAGCTTATCCATGGACTTAGCCGGTCGCTGGGTCTAACGGTGTTCCTTGTCACCCATGACCTCGACACGCTTTACGCCGTCTGCGACCGGGTCGCGGTGCTGGCCGAAAGGCGCGTTCTGGTCTCGGGCACGATTGAAGAGATGGGGCGCGTGGATCATCCATGGGTCCACGATTATTTCCACGGGCCGCGAGCCCGGGCGGCGCTGACCGCCAAAGGCGAGACGTAG
- a CDS encoding MlaE family lipid ABC transporter permease subunit, translated as MSNALSLAIDTAPERHFVRLTGAFTVHQLPEAEPRLRAIAADRAVTLDLGGLERLDTAGAWALDRLEARIAAAGFSLETQGAEPHLVALMERVDKAIPTPDAPEDTRPKGLTGRLDAIGRRVVDMGKHGGVFLNAFGMFLYRLGQSLRHPSKFHFTALVAHCEDVGWRAVPIVSLLSFLIGVVLAFQGATQLRQFGAEVFVVDLIAISILRELGILLTSIIVAGRTASAFTAAIGSMKMREEIDAMQTLGIDPAHALFVPRILALILMLPILGLVANVMGLLGGGIMSYLVLDISPGIFVVRLIEGTDVSNVFIGLVKAPVFAVIIGVVGCNAGMQVGSNAESLGRQTSNAVVQAIFAVIVADAIFSVFFAEIGL; from the coding sequence ATGAGTAACGCCCTGTCCCTTGCGATCGACACCGCACCCGAGCGCCATTTTGTGCGCTTGACGGGCGCCTTCACCGTGCATCAACTGCCCGAGGCGGAACCGCGGCTGCGGGCCATCGCGGCGGACCGTGCGGTGACGCTGGATCTGGGCGGGCTGGAGCGGCTGGACACGGCGGGCGCCTGGGCGCTCGACCGGCTCGAGGCGCGGATCGCGGCGGCGGGCTTCTCCCTTGAGACGCAAGGCGCGGAGCCGCATCTCGTGGCCCTGATGGAGCGGGTGGACAAGGCCATTCCGACGCCCGACGCGCCGGAGGATACGCGCCCCAAAGGGCTGACTGGCAGGCTCGACGCCATCGGGCGGCGCGTCGTCGATATGGGCAAGCATGGCGGCGTCTTCCTGAACGCCTTCGGGATGTTCCTTTACCGGCTGGGCCAAAGCCTGCGGCATCCGAGCAAGTTCCACTTCACCGCGCTTGTCGCCCATTGCGAGGATGTGGGCTGGCGCGCCGTGCCCATCGTGAGCCTTCTGTCCTTCCTGATCGGGGTCGTGCTGGCCTTCCAGGGCGCCACGCAGCTGCGGCAATTCGGTGCCGAGGTCTTCGTGGTGGATCTCATCGCGATCTCGATCCTGCGCGAGCTGGGCATCCTTCTGACCTCGATCATCGTCGCGGGGCGTACGGCCTCGGCCTTCACTGCGGCCATCGGGTCCATGAAGATGCGCGAGGAGATCGACGCGATGCAGACCTTGGGCATCGATCCGGCGCACGCGCTTTTCGTGCCGCGAATCCTCGCGCTGATCCTGATGCTGCCGATCCTCGGGCTCGTCGCCAATGTGATGGGCCTTCTGGGCGGCGGGATCATGTCCTACCTCGTTCTCGACATCTCGCCCGGCATCTTCGTTGTGCGGCTGATCGAGGGCACGGATGTGTCGAACGTCTTTATCGGCCTCGTGAAAGCGCCGGTCTTCGCGGTCATCATCGGGGTCGTGGGCTGCAATGCAGGCATGCAGGTCGGATCGAATGCCGAGAGCCTCGGGCGGCAGACCTCGAACGCGGTGGTGCAGGCGATCTTCGCGGTGATCGTGGCGGACGCGATCTTCTCGGTCTTTTTCGCGGAGATCGGCCTATGA